The proteins below are encoded in one region of Danio rerio strain Tuebingen ecotype United States chromosome 14, GRCz12tu, whole genome shotgun sequence:
- the b4galt7 gene encoding beta-1,4-galactosyltransferase 7 (The RefSeq protein has 2 substitutions compared to this genomic sequence) has product MMYSSRRKPVLYFKDERSFLSRKCTVWKLFGLCMVFVFGSLLWVQLTCTGDMSQTAGYSHLPQQPCPIDKQSSHVDDPSWGPHKMALIVPFRERFEELLVFVPYMHAFLNKKKIRHKIFIINQVDHFRFNRASLINVGFMESGNDTDYIAMHDVDLLPQNEDLNYGFPVDGPFHVASPELHPLYHYKTYVGGILLLTKKHYLACNGMSNRFWGWGRENDEFFRRLKAANLELFRPTGITTGTKTFRHIHDPAWRKRDQKRIAAQKQEQFKVDPEGGLSNLRYKVESRKEVSISGAPCTVINTFVECDLNQTPWCQFS; this is encoded by the exons TTTTCTGTCGAGGAAATGCACTGTATGGAAGCTGTTTGGCCTCTGCATGGTGTTTGTTTTTGGGTCCCTTCTCTGGGTGCAGTTGACGTGTACAGGAGACATGAGCCAGACTGCTGGATACAGCCATCTCCCTCAACAGCCCTGTCCAATAGACAAACAGTCGTCCCATGTTGATGATCCTTCCTGGGGCCCTCATAAAATGGCCCTCATTGTTCCATTCAGAGAGCGCTTTGAAGAGCTGCTTGTGTTTGTCCCGTATATGCATGCTTTCCTCAACAAGAAGAAAATACgtcataaaatatttattataaaccaAGTAGATCACTTTCG GTTCAATCGTGCCTCTCTTATTAACGTTGGCTTCATGGAAAGTGGGAATGACACAGACTACATTGCAATGCATGATGTGGACTTGTTGCCTCAAAACGAGGATCTGAACTATGGGTTTCCAGTAGACGGGCCCTTCCACGTGGCCTCACCAGAGCTTCATCCTTTATATCACTATAAGACGTATGTTGGAGGAATCCTGCTGCTCACTAAGAAACATTATCTGGCG TGCAACGGGATGTCAAACCGCTTTTGGGGATGGGGAAGAGAAGATGACGAGTTTTTCAGGAGACTGAAAGCAGCTAATCTTGAG CTTTTTAGACCAACAGGTATTACTACAGGAACTAAAACATTTAGACACATCCATGATCCAGCCTGGAGAAAAAGAGACCAGAAGCGGATCGCTGCACAAAAACag GAGCAGTTTAAGGTGGACCCTGAGGGTGGCCTGAGTAACCTTCGCTACAAGGTGGAGTCCAGAAAAGAAGTGTCTATCAGTGGAGCTCCATGTACTGTGATCAACACCTTTGTGGAGTGTGACCTCAACCAGACCCCATGGTGCCAGTTCAGCTAA
- the b4galt7 gene encoding beta-1,4-galactosyltransferase 7 isoform X3 — MMYSSRRKPVLYFKDDRSFLSRKCTVWKLFGLCMVFVFGSLLWVQLTCTGDMSQTAGYSHLPQQPCPIDKQSSHVDDPSWGPHKMALIVPFRERFEELLVFVPYMHAFLNKKKIRHKIFIINQVDHFRFNRASLINVGFMESGNDTDYIAMHDVDLLPQNEDLNYGFPVDGPFHVASPELHPLYHYKTYVGGILLLTKKHYLACNGMSNRFWGWGREDDEFFRRLKAANLELFRPTGITTGTKTFRHIHDPAWRKRDQKRIAAQKQFKVDPEGGLSNLRYKVESRKEVSISGAPCTVINTFVECDLNQTPWCQFS, encoded by the exons TTTTCTGTCGAGGAAATGCACTGTATGGAAGCTGTTTGGCCTCTGCATGGTGTTTGTTTTTGGGTCCCTTCTCTGGGTGCAGTTGACGTGTACAGGAGACATGAGCCAGACTGCTGGATACAGCCATCTCCCTCAACAGCCCTGTCCAATAGACAAACAGTCGTCCCATGTTGATGATCCTTCCTGGGGCCCTCATAAAATGGCCCTCATTGTTCCATTCAGAGAGCGCTTTGAAGAGCTGCTTGTGTTTGTCCCGTATATGCATGCTTTCCTCAACAAGAAGAAAATACgtcataaaatatttattataaaccaAGTAGATCACTTTCG GTTCAATCGTGCCTCTCTTATTAACGTTGGCTTCATGGAAAGTGGGAATGACACAGACTACATTGCAATGCATGATGTGGACTTGTTGCCTCAAAACGAGGATCTGAACTATGGGTTTCCAGTAGACGGGCCCTTCCACGTGGCCTCACCAGAGCTTCATCCTTTATATCACTATAAGACGTATGTTGGAGGAATCCTGCTGCTCACTAAGAAACATTATCTGGCG TGCAACGGGATGTCAAACCGCTTTTGGGGATGGGGAAGAGAAGATGACGAGTTTTTCAGGAGACTGAAAGCAGCTAATCTTGAG CTTTTTAGACCAACAGGTATTACTACAGGAACTAAAACATTTAGACACATCCATGATCCAGCCTGGAGAAAAAGAGACCAGAAGCGGATCGCTGCACAAAAACag TTTAAGGTGGACCCTGAGGGTGGCCTGAGTAACCTTCGCTACAAGGTGGAGTCCAGAAAAGAAGTGTCTATCAGTGGAGCTCCATGTACTGTGATCAACACCTTTGTGGAGTGTGACCTCAACCAGACCCCATGGTGCCAGTTCAGCTAA
- the b4galt7 gene encoding beta-1,4-galactosyltransferase 7 isoform X2, protein MMYSSRRKPVLYFKDDRRSESQGVRRPGDFLSRKCTVWKLFGLCMVFVFGSLLWVQLTCTGDMSQTAGYSHLPQQPCPIDKQSSHVDDPSWGPHKMALIVPFRERFEELLVFVPYMHAFLNKKKIRHKIFIINQVDHFRFNRASLINVGFMESGNDTDYIAMHDVDLLPQNEDLNYGFPVDGPFHVASPELHPLYHYKTYVGGILLLTKKHYLACNGMSNRFWGWGREDDEFFRRLKAANLELFRPTGITTGTKTFRHIHDPAWRKRDQKRIAAQKQFKVDPEGGLSNLRYKVESRKEVSISGAPCTVINTFVECDLNQTPWCQFS, encoded by the exons TTTTCTGTCGAGGAAATGCACTGTATGGAAGCTGTTTGGCCTCTGCATGGTGTTTGTTTTTGGGTCCCTTCTCTGGGTGCAGTTGACGTGTACAGGAGACATGAGCCAGACTGCTGGATACAGCCATCTCCCTCAACAGCCCTGTCCAATAGACAAACAGTCGTCCCATGTTGATGATCCTTCCTGGGGCCCTCATAAAATGGCCCTCATTGTTCCATTCAGAGAGCGCTTTGAAGAGCTGCTTGTGTTTGTCCCGTATATGCATGCTTTCCTCAACAAGAAGAAAATACgtcataaaatatttattataaaccaAGTAGATCACTTTCG GTTCAATCGTGCCTCTCTTATTAACGTTGGCTTCATGGAAAGTGGGAATGACACAGACTACATTGCAATGCATGATGTGGACTTGTTGCCTCAAAACGAGGATCTGAACTATGGGTTTCCAGTAGACGGGCCCTTCCACGTGGCCTCACCAGAGCTTCATCCTTTATATCACTATAAGACGTATGTTGGAGGAATCCTGCTGCTCACTAAGAAACATTATCTGGCG TGCAACGGGATGTCAAACCGCTTTTGGGGATGGGGAAGAGAAGATGACGAGTTTTTCAGGAGACTGAAAGCAGCTAATCTTGAG CTTTTTAGACCAACAGGTATTACTACAGGAACTAAAACATTTAGACACATCCATGATCCAGCCTGGAGAAAAAGAGACCAGAAGCGGATCGCTGCACAAAAACag TTTAAGGTGGACCCTGAGGGTGGCCTGAGTAACCTTCGCTACAAGGTGGAGTCCAGAAAAGAAGTGTCTATCAGTGGAGCTCCATGTACTGTGATCAACACCTTTGTGGAGTGTGACCTCAACCAGACCCCATGGTGCCAGTTCAGCTAA
- the b4galt7 gene encoding beta-1,4-galactosyltransferase 7 isoform X1 — protein sequence MMYSSRRKPVLYFKDDRRSESQGVRRPGDFLSRKCTVWKLFGLCMVFVFGSLLWVQLTCTGDMSQTAGYSHLPQQPCPIDKQSSHVDDPSWGPHKMALIVPFRERFEELLVFVPYMHAFLNKKKIRHKIFIINQVDHFRFNRASLINVGFMESGNDTDYIAMHDVDLLPQNEDLNYGFPVDGPFHVASPELHPLYHYKTYVGGILLLTKKHYLACNGMSNRFWGWGREDDEFFRRLKAANLELFRPTGITTGTKTFRHIHDPAWRKRDQKRIAAQKQEQFKVDPEGGLSNLRYKVESRKEVSISGAPCTVINTFVECDLNQTPWCQFS from the exons TTTTCTGTCGAGGAAATGCACTGTATGGAAGCTGTTTGGCCTCTGCATGGTGTTTGTTTTTGGGTCCCTTCTCTGGGTGCAGTTGACGTGTACAGGAGACATGAGCCAGACTGCTGGATACAGCCATCTCCCTCAACAGCCCTGTCCAATAGACAAACAGTCGTCCCATGTTGATGATCCTTCCTGGGGCCCTCATAAAATGGCCCTCATTGTTCCATTCAGAGAGCGCTTTGAAGAGCTGCTTGTGTTTGTCCCGTATATGCATGCTTTCCTCAACAAGAAGAAAATACgtcataaaatatttattataaaccaAGTAGATCACTTTCG GTTCAATCGTGCCTCTCTTATTAACGTTGGCTTCATGGAAAGTGGGAATGACACAGACTACATTGCAATGCATGATGTGGACTTGTTGCCTCAAAACGAGGATCTGAACTATGGGTTTCCAGTAGACGGGCCCTTCCACGTGGCCTCACCAGAGCTTCATCCTTTATATCACTATAAGACGTATGTTGGAGGAATCCTGCTGCTCACTAAGAAACATTATCTGGCG TGCAACGGGATGTCAAACCGCTTTTGGGGATGGGGAAGAGAAGATGACGAGTTTTTCAGGAGACTGAAAGCAGCTAATCTTGAG CTTTTTAGACCAACAGGTATTACTACAGGAACTAAAACATTTAGACACATCCATGATCCAGCCTGGAGAAAAAGAGACCAGAAGCGGATCGCTGCACAAAAACag GAGCAGTTTAAGGTGGACCCTGAGGGTGGCCTGAGTAACCTTCGCTACAAGGTGGAGTCCAGAAAAGAAGTGTCTATCAGTGGAGCTCCATGTACTGTGATCAACACCTTTGTGGAGTGTGACCTCAACCAGACCCCATGGTGCCAGTTCAGCTAA